The genome window CTCGTCAGCTCCAGGTGCGCACCGGCCCAGGAAACGCGGCGCTGTTCCGGCCACATCGTCAACTGGCCCACGGCCAGCGGCGCCAGGCCCGAGCTGTCGTGTGGCGCCGCCTGCGAACGGCGCAGGATGGCGCGGATGCGCGCCGTCAGCTCGCGCGGCGTGCACGGCTTGGTCACGTAATCGTCGGCACCCAGCTCCAGGCCCACGATGCGGTCCGTGTCATCGCCGCGCGCCGTCAGCATCAGGACGGGCAGGTTGCTGCCGGCGCGGATGCGGCGCAGGGTTTCCAGGCCATTCATGCGCGGCATCATGACGTCGAGGACGGCGATGGCGTACAGGCCCGTCAGCGCTTCGGCCGCGCCGCTTTCGCCGTCATGCACGGCGCGCGCGTCAAAACCTTCCTGCGTCAGGTATTCCTGGAACATGCCGACCAGTTCCACGTCGTCATCGATTAACAAAACCTTGCTCATGCCTGTGCTTTTTCGGGTGAATATCGCCCGATGATAGCAGTCAACAGGGGCGGTTCAGGGCCGTTTTACCCGCTTTTACATACGTCTGCTTACATTCATGCATCTTTCTTTACATGCTTTTACGCCAGCCTAACGTTGCTTTACACGTCAGACGCCGACAATCAAGGCTGATCGCCACGAAAGGAAAGCCGATGAAACACCTGAGTATCGCCGTATCCCTGCTGCTGCTGTCCGCTTGCAGCATGCCGCTGCTGGCACTCGCCCAGCAGGAATCTGCGCCGGACGGCCCGCCAGCGCGCGCCATGCCGGGGCCGCCGCCCGGCCTGGGCCACGGTGCCGGACCCGGCGCGCCAGGCTTGCCACCGTTCCTGCACGGCATCGAGCTGAGCGAAGCGCAGCAGGACAAGGTTTTCACCGCCACCTACGCGCAGGCGCCCTTGCTGCGAGAACAGGAAAAGATCGCCTTCAAGGCCCATGCGCAACTGCGCGAGCTGGCCGGGTCCAGCGCCTACGACGATGCGCAGGCCAGCACGCTGGCAAACACGGCGGCGCAAGCCATGGCGAAGATCAGCTTGCTGCATGCGCGGCTGGAGCAGCAATTGCTGGCCGTGCTGACGCCGGAGCAGCGCCAGCAGGCGCGGCAGCGGGGCGACAGCCGCCCCGGCCCGCGCCGTCCCCAATTACCCACAGGAGAGTGACCATGAGCATCAGTGCCTTGAGTTCCAGCAGCGCGGCTACCCAGCTGAGCGCTTTCAACCGCATCAGCGGCAGCAATACCGGCAGTACCGACAGCGTGGGCGGCGCGCGGCCGCCCAGGCAGGACGATAACGGCTTTCTCGATGCCGTTTCCAGCGCCCTGTCGTCGATCGGGGTGACGGTGCCCGACACGGCGTCGTCCGACAGCACTGGCGCCGACACCAGCACCGCCAGCGGCAGCGATGCCGGCCAGGCATTGGGCGCGTTCCTGCACCAGCTGATGGGCAGCTTGCACGCCCAGGGCGGCGCGGGCGCCAGCGCCGGCGCAGACAAGGATGGTGACAAGGACGGTGACAAGGGCGGCGGCGGCGGCGGGCGGGCACGGGGCCACGGCAATATCAAATCGGACTTGCAAAGCCTGATCCAGACCCTGTCGTCCGGCACGGGCAGCGACAACAGCAGCGTTTCGGACTTGCAGTCAAGCTTCTCCAGCCTGATCACTGCCCTGGGCGGCAGCGCCAGCACCAGCGCCAGCGGCGACAGCAGCACCAAGCTGAGCAGCTTTTTGCAGGCGCTATCGGGCAGCCTGGGCGCTTCCAGCAGCAGCGCCAGCCTGCCATCCAGCGGCAACCTGGTCAATACAACGGCCTGAACCATGGAACGCAAGCTCGCCCTGGCCGCCAGGAAGACGCTTTCGCCACGGGCCACACACGTCCTGTTCCTGTGCGCCAGCCTGAGTCCCGCCTTGGCGGGCTTGCCTCTCTTGATGGAATATATATGGACTTACATGATCACGCTCTGGCATCCGACCTCGAAATGATGGGGCTGGCGCCTGAGCGGTGATTCCCGAGGAAACGGGCGGGCCATATCCGGCCGATGGCACGAACACGCATGGCGGCGGCGGGCGTGCCGCTCAGCATCGACGGGCAATGCCACCCAGGGTTATGTTGCCACCCTGAGCATCGCCGTGAACGGTTAATTTACTGTCATGAAACCCCGGTCGCGCCGGCTGAAGTTGCCGATATTCGGGAACACCTCGGCCAGCTGGCTGCCGGCCACGCCGCTCCTTCTGGCGCTCATGCGTGTCGAACTGCCCCAGGTCACATACAACACTCGCCGTTTCGCCCCGCACGGCCTTGGTGGCCGTCTGATTCGCTGGCGGCGTAATCATTCCTGCCCGTTAAGCTTGTTCCAAAGCTCATCTTGACAACGAAACTCGCTTCGCCGGAAACGATGGTTTTTACGCTATCGGCGAAACGCCGTTCGCCGTGCCATGCCGTTCTTCCCCCGCGTCCTTTCCCCACAGATGGCTGGCATGGCCCTTGCGTCAGGGAGGCATGGGCCATACGCCCGTCTTTCACCGGAGTCTGCCATGACCAGCCGCCTGCTCGCCTATCGTCCCGAAATGGAATTGCCTGACGCGCCAGCCATGCCGTCCTTGCAGCAGGAAGATGAGCTGGTCCTGGCGGCACACTTGCTGGAATTGCAGGGGCCGGCCCAGTTCGATGCTTTCCTGGCGCGTCAGCTGGGCGCCACCGTGGCGGGCAGGCAAGTGCGCGGCACGCCGCTGGAAGGGCCGCTGCGCCAGCTGCTGGGCAAGGTGGTGGCGCCCCTGCTGCCACTGCATGGTGGTTCGCCGCAGGCGCTCAAGCGGCGCGCTGCGGGCATCTTCGGCATGGAACTGGAAGGATTGAGCCCGGAAGACAAGGAATTCGAACTGGCACGCCAGGTCGTGCATCTGATCGATGCCGTCAATACGGAACTGGCGCGTGACGGCATGGACGCGCGCGCGCCCAGGGCGCGGGTGGAAACTGCCCTGCTGCAGGTGGCGCGCAGCGTGGCGCCAGGCTTGCTCAGGCAGGCGGCGCAAACGCCGGGACGGGACGCTGGCCGCTGGCGCCGCGAGGGCGGGCATATCGTCGTGCTCGATTGTTAGCCGGATGGCCAGGCTGTCCGGCAAGGTAATCCGAACTGAGGTGTTAACTTTGAGGAGCTCATCATGCATGACATAGATCGTACGACCCTGGAATACGGGCAGGAGATGTCCGGTTTTGAAGCGGAGCAGTTCGAGTTTGGCCAGGGCGAGTGGAGCGGCGAGGGCGGCTCGAACGCCATGTTTTCCGAGGCCGAGGAGATGGAACTGGCGAATGAACTGTTGTCGGTGAGTAATGAAGCCGAGCTGGAACAGTTTCTCGGCAATTTCCTGCGCAAGGCCGCCTCCGTGGCGGGCGGCATCATCAAGTCGCCCGTGGGACAAGCCATCGGCGGCGTGCTCAAGGGCGTGGCGAAGAAGGCGATTCCCCTGGCAGGCGGCGCCATCGGCGGCTATTTCGGCGGTCCGCTGGGGGCCAAGATCGGCAGCGGCCTCGCTTCGGCGGCCGGCAGCGCGCTGGGGCTGGAAGCGGAAGCGTCGTCGAACGAGGACCGCGAATTCGAGGGCGCCAAGCAGTTCGTGCGCCTGGCCGCCGACACCGTCAACCGCGCCGCGCAAGCGCGCGGCAATGGCGATCCGCGCGCCATCGCCCAGGCGGCGGCCAGCGCGGCGGCGCGCCAGTTCGCGCCCGGCCTGCTGGGCCGCCCCGGCGGCCAGGTCGCCACGCAGAACGGCAGCGGCGCGGGCGGCCAGGCGCCGGGCGCCGCGCGCAGCCAGGCCGGCATGCGCCCGGCCAGCGGGCGCTGGGCGCGCCAGGGCCATAAAATCGTTCTGTACGGCGTCTGACATCATGGCCATCGGCGCTTACGCTGCCTGGATGCTGGCGCAGGAGGCGCGCTCGCTGCTGACGCGGCTGGCGCGGCTGGAGCCGTTCGCGCTGATCGAGCCGACGGTGCTGGCGGCCGCCCTGATGCCCAGCGCCCAGTCGGCCATCGAAAGCCAGCTGGTGCAGGGCCGGCGCGAATTGCGGCGCATGGTGGCCCAGTTCCAGGCCTGGCTGCGGCGCGAAGCCGCCGATGGCGCCAGCATGGCCACCGCCGCCGAGGCGCAGCGCCGCTTTACCTTCCTGCGCCTGAAATTCAACGCCGCGCTGACCCAGTTCGACCTGTTCAACGAAGTCATCACGCAGCGCAGCGAGCACAAGACGGGCGTGTGGCTGGCCGGCCTCGACATCGTCGCCGCCGACGCGCTGGCGCTGCCCGGCAATGTGTACCAGGCGCCGCCCGTGATCTGCTACCTGGACCGGGGGCCGGGCGCCGCCATCCGCCGCGCACGTACGCGCCTGCCGGGCGGCGGCGACAATCCCGTGGCCATCATCCGTTTGCCGCGCGAACGCATGATCGGCAGCAGCATCGCCTCGTCGCTGGTGCACGAGGTGGGCCACCAGGGCGCGGCGCTGCTGGACCTGGTGGCATCGCTGCGGCCCATGCTGCAAGCCATGCAGCATGGTGGCAGCGGCCTGGTGCACGTGTGGCAGTTGTGGGAGCGGTGGATTTCCGAAATCGTGGCCGATTTCTGGTCGCTGGCGCGGGTCGGCGTGGCCGCTACCCTGGGCCTGATCGGCGTGGTCAGCCTGCCGCGCGTGTTTGTCTTCCGTCTCAATATCGATGATCCCCACCCGGTGCCATGGCTGCGGGTGCGCCTGAGCTGCGCCATGGGACGGGCCTTGTATCCGCATCCGCAATGGAGCCGGCTGGAGCAGCTGTGGCTGTCGTACTACCCGCTGACGGGCCTGCCCCTGGGGCAGCGGCGACTGCTGGAACAGTTGCAGGCCAGCATGGCGGCCCTGGTGGGCTTGCTGGTGCAGCACCGGCCGCCGGCCTTGCGCGGCGGCTCGCTGGTCGAAGCCATGGCCGTGCACATGCGCCAGCCGGCCATGCTGGCGCGGCTGTTTCGCAGCTGGACCCTGGCGCCGGCGCAGATGTACGAGGCCACGCCGACCCTGGTGTTCGCCGTGCTGGGCCAGGCGCGCGCCAGCGGCAGCCTGAGTCCGGAAGACGAAAGCGAGCTGCTGGGACGCCTGCTGACCCACTGGGCCCTGCGCAGCACCCTGGACACGTCGGAGCTGTGCGCCGATGTCGTGCGGCACGGCCGCCAGTCCGGCAGGCCGCTGCCGCCCCTGGCATCCCGTTTGATTATCCATTGAGGAGAATGACATGAGCAGCAAGATCAGCAGCAAAAACAGGGGGACTGGCCAGACTGGCCAGGCTGGCCCGATACATCGCGGCGGCAGCATCGCGGTCACCGTACACGAGCAGGACAGCGGGGCCATGGTCGTCAATGCCGCCATCAGCCTGTACCGGGGGCTTGATGCGGATTGCCATAATTTCAATCCCGTCACCTGGGTAGCCGATCCCGCCATGCTGGTGGGCGTGCGCTGGACGGATGGCCGTGGCTGCACCGTGTTTGCCGACCTGGCGACGGGCAGCTACGTGGGGGTGTATGGCAATTTCCCCACCACCGCGCCCCAGTGCGTGACGGTGCAGGCCGGCTGCAGCGCCGTGCTGTGCTTCAAGCCCCAGCTCAATCCGCAGGTGGCGCTGGCGTTTGAGACGCCCGACTGCCATCCCAGCGATTGCAATTTCGGCAGGGTGGGCGACCGCGCCGTAGCCAGCGTCGCGTTTGACGGCGATCAAAGCGCCGATGGACGCGACCTGGTGCAGGTGCTGGCCGCCTCGCCGTGGGTGCCCCTGCGCGGCACGCCGAACGCGTTTTCCACACCCGTGCGGCGCGCCGGCATGCACCGCTTCGCGGCGCAGATGATGCTGTCGCAGCGGCCCGAACTGCGCAACGCCTTGCCCGTGCCCGAGGGCCTCAGCCCGAACGCCATGCTGGCCGTGGATGCGGACTACGAGACGGAAGAGCGCCAGCCGCAGCCCATTTCCGGCAATG of Janthinobacterium sp. PAMC25594 contains these proteins:
- a CDS encoding response regulator transcription factor; protein product: MSKVLLIDDDVELVGMFQEYLTQEGFDARAVHDGESGAAEALTGLYAIAVLDVMMPRMNGLETLRRIRAGSNLPVLMLTARGDDTDRIVGLELGADDYVTKPCTPRELTARIRAILRRSQAAPHDSSGLAPLAVGQLTMWPEQRRVSWAGAHLELTSTEFNLLEVLVRHAGKPVSKNQLSELGLGRPMARFDRNIDVHLSSLRRKLGSLADGRSCLQTVYRLGYQLIKE
- a CDS encoding Spy/CpxP family protein refolding chaperone, producing MKHLSIAVSLLLLSACSMPLLALAQQESAPDGPPARAMPGPPPGLGHGAGPGAPGLPPFLHGIELSEAQQDKVFTATYAQAPLLREQEKIAFKAHAQLRELAGSSAYDDAQASTLANTAAQAMAKISLLHARLEQQLLAVLTPEQRQQARQRGDSRPGPRRPQLPTGE